The proteins below come from a single Thermopolyspora flexuosa genomic window:
- a CDS encoding single-stranded DNA-binding protein, whose translation MNDVYITLTGNVTHDPRQYPLADGSRVTAIRVATSRRYLDRRTQEWMSSPPSFYAVRCYRGLADNVAQSIRRGHPVVVHGRLRIREFERDGERRVIAEVEASSVGHDLKWGIATFEKPPRAMRAVPGGGHGSGDAGDGAEWAGDVPGDPEGAGHGGGPVDSADPADPAAGLLGDDPAPMVTADMVTADAAWGDDERRPAAGGIAA comes from the coding sequence ATGAACGACGTCTACATCACGCTGACCGGCAACGTCACCCATGATCCCCGGCAGTACCCCCTCGCGGACGGCTCCCGCGTCACCGCGATCCGGGTGGCCACCTCCCGCCGCTACCTCGACCGGCGGACCCAGGAGTGGATGAGCTCCCCGCCCTCCTTCTACGCGGTGCGCTGCTATCGCGGCCTCGCCGACAACGTCGCCCAGTCGATCCGGCGCGGCCATCCGGTCGTGGTGCACGGGCGGCTGCGCATCCGGGAGTTCGAGCGCGACGGCGAGCGCCGGGTGATCGCCGAGGTCGAGGCGAGCTCCGTCGGCCATGACCTGAAGTGGGGCATCGCCACGTTCGAGAAGCCGCCGCGGGCGATGCGCGCCGTGCCCGGCGGCGGGCACGGGTCGGGCGACGCCGGCGACGGCGCGGAGTGGGCCGGCGACGTGCCGGGAGATCCCGAAGGCGCCGGTCATGGCGGTGGTCCCGTCGATTCCGCCGATCCCGCCGACCCCGCGGCCGGCCTTCTCGGCGACGATCCCGCCCCCATGGTCACGGCCGACATGGTCACGGCCGACGCCGCCTGGGGCGACGACGAGCGGCGGCCGGCCGCGGGCGGCATCGCGGCCTAG
- a CDS encoding GTPase, whose protein sequence is MTPGTTTASAQFGLGARLAALARIVELGAGRVDPEILDEAGRLLMRAGDRLRLSSEHTVVALAGGTGSGKSSLFNRISGLELSPTGVRRPTTARTHACVWGLEGAAPLLDWLQIQWRHRFARASALDRGESRLHGLILLDLPDHDSIRALNDSEAERLIKAADLVIWVLDPQKYADASIHRRYLSQLVGHEATTVFVLNQVDKLSPEELVECVGDLADLLKREGVEHPRLVSTSALTGRGIDGLKGVIAEAVSQRRAAVQRIEADLDHVVAELVRSLPAHENPATPTTVDPARREALTRALCDAVGLTAVGEAMENVQIARAEEWVGWPYARWAERLRPDPLHNLRLGDLRGEIGDLVRSGVTAQPAEVATAVQGLVDGVTAGLPDPWADGVRDAVRQASAALPQRLSEELSRMAPRPDEVPGWWKAVKLGQYALVGLLLAGILWTMAILVYGVLDVADAPGALLDDPGVLPWLALVMASVLGLGAFAASACRNFIRRSAAAERERLEREMRKRVEAIAEEMVIGPAERELQRCNEFFGALSVVRR, encoded by the coding sequence ATGACTCCAGGCACGACGACCGCCTCAGCACAGTTCGGTCTTGGTGCCCGGCTCGCCGCGCTCGCCCGTATCGTCGAGCTCGGTGCCGGCCGGGTCGATCCCGAGATTCTCGACGAGGCCGGCCGCCTCCTCATGCGGGCCGGTGACCGGCTCCGGCTGTCCAGCGAGCACACCGTGGTGGCGCTCGCGGGCGGCACCGGCAGCGGGAAATCGTCGCTGTTCAACCGGATCTCCGGGCTCGAGCTGTCGCCCACGGGAGTGCGGCGGCCCACCACGGCGCGCACGCACGCCTGCGTGTGGGGGCTGGAGGGGGCCGCGCCCCTGCTCGACTGGCTGCAGATCCAGTGGCGGCACCGCTTCGCCCGGGCGAGCGCGCTCGACCGCGGGGAGAGCCGGCTGCACGGGCTCATCCTGCTCGACCTGCCCGACCACGACTCGATCCGCGCGCTCAACGACTCCGAGGCCGAGCGGCTCATCAAGGCCGCCGACCTGGTCATCTGGGTGCTCGACCCGCAGAAGTACGCCGACGCCTCGATCCACCGGCGGTACCTGTCCCAGCTCGTCGGGCACGAGGCCACCACGGTGTTCGTGCTCAACCAGGTGGACAAACTCTCCCCCGAGGAGCTCGTCGAGTGCGTCGGCGACCTCGCCGACCTGCTCAAGCGCGAGGGGGTGGAACACCCGCGGCTGGTGTCCACCTCGGCGCTCACCGGGCGGGGCATCGACGGGCTCAAGGGCGTGATCGCCGAGGCGGTCTCCCAGCGCCGCGCCGCCGTGCAGCGCATCGAGGCCGACCTCGACCACGTGGTCGCCGAGCTGGTCAGGTCGCTGCCCGCGCACGAGAACCCGGCCACGCCCACGACCGTGGACCCGGCGCGGCGGGAGGCGCTCACCCGGGCGCTGTGCGACGCGGTCGGGCTCACCGCGGTCGGCGAGGCGATGGAGAACGTGCAGATCGCCCGCGCCGAGGAGTGGGTCGGCTGGCCGTACGCGCGGTGGGCGGAGCGGCTGCGCCCCGACCCGCTGCACAACCTGCGGCTGGGCGACCTGCGCGGGGAGATCGGCGACCTGGTGCGCAGCGGGGTGACCGCGCAGCCCGCCGAGGTGGCCACCGCGGTGCAGGGCCTGGTCGACGGGGTCACCGCCGGCCTGCCCGACCCCTGGGCCGACGGCGTGCGGGACGCGGTACGGCAGGCGTCGGCGGCGCTGCCGCAGCGGCTGTCGGAGGAGCTGTCCCGGATGGCGCCGCGACCGGACGAGGTGCCCGGCTGGTGGAAGGCGGTCAAGCTCGGCCAGTACGCCCTGGTCGGGCTGCTCCTCGCCGGGATCCTGTGGACCATGGCGATCCTGGTGTACGGCGTGCTCGACGTGGCCGACGCGCCGGGCGCCCTCCTCGACGATCCCGGCGTGCTGCCGTGGCTCGCGCTGGTCATGGCCTCGGTGCTCGGGCTGGGCGCGTTCGCCGCGTCGGCCTGCCGCAACTTCATCCGGCGCAGCGCGGCCGCCGAGCGCGAGCGGCTCGAGCGGGAGATGCGCAAGCGCGTCGAGGCGATCGCCGAGGAGATGGTGATCGGGCCCGCCGAGCGCGAGCTGCAGCGTTGCAACGAGTTCTTCGGCGCGCTGTCCGTGGTCCGCCGCTGA